Proteins found in one Campylobacter concisus genomic segment:
- the gatA gene encoding Asp-tRNA(Asn)/Glu-tRNA(Gln) amidotransferase subunit GatA, whose product MVTLKEALKFSAEEIKNLRAELEAKIIKEKELGAYVEQLANLEIAKLGEGVPIAIKDNIQVKGWNVTSASKILQGYVAPYNATVIEKLLSKNLAPFGRTNMDEFAMGSTTESSFYGKTLNPLNHVHVPGGSSGGSAAAVAAGLAVAALGSDTGGSIRQPAAFCGCVGLKPTYGRVSRYGLGAYSSSLDQIGPIAQNVEDAAILYDAIAGHDPKDSTSADVPFVSVSDKIDGNKKLKICVIKNYVENASEQTKAALNLAIEKLKSHGHSVTYTNFEDSKYDVAAYYIIATAEASANLSRYDGVRYGRRAEARNLKELYVNSRSEGFGEEVKRRILLGTFVLSSGYYDAYYIKAQKARAHIKAQYEKILEENDLIFMPVAPSTAYKFGAHSDPLQAYLSDIYTISVNLAGLPAISVPVGKDDQNLNVSAQLIAKAWDEQTLINGAKSLENLIKG is encoded by the coding sequence GTGGTAACTTTAAAAGAAGCTTTGAAATTTTCAGCTGAAGAGATAAAAAATTTAAGAGCCGAGCTTGAGGCAAAGATCATAAAAGAAAAAGAACTTGGCGCTTATGTCGAGCAGCTAGCAAATTTAGAGATCGCAAAACTAGGCGAAGGCGTGCCTATCGCTATAAAAGACAACATCCAGGTAAAAGGCTGGAATGTAACAAGTGCCTCAAAAATTTTACAAGGCTACGTAGCACCATATAACGCAACTGTCATTGAGAAGCTACTTAGCAAAAATTTAGCTCCATTTGGCCGCACAAATATGGACGAATTTGCGATGGGAAGCACGACTGAGAGTTCATTTTACGGCAAAACACTAAACCCACTAAATCACGTTCACGTCCCAGGTGGCAGTAGCGGCGGCTCAGCAGCAGCAGTCGCAGCTGGCCTTGCAGTAGCCGCACTTGGTAGCGACACTGGTGGCTCGATCCGCCAGCCAGCGGCATTTTGCGGATGTGTGGGACTTAAGCCAACTTATGGCAGAGTGAGCAGATATGGCCTTGGCGCCTACTCAAGCAGCCTTGATCAGATAGGCCCAATCGCTCAAAACGTAGAAGACGCAGCCATTTTATATGACGCGATCGCTGGACACGATCCAAAAGATAGTACGAGCGCAGATGTGCCTTTTGTTAGCGTTAGCGACAAGATAGATGGCAACAAAAAGCTAAAAATTTGCGTCATCAAAAATTACGTAGAAAACGCAAGCGAGCAGACAAAAGCTGCTTTAAATTTAGCGATAGAGAAGTTAAAATCACACGGACACAGCGTGACTTACACAAATTTTGAAGACTCAAAATATGATGTCGCTGCCTACTACATTATCGCAACCGCAGAGGCAAGCGCAAATTTAAGCCGCTACGATGGCGTGAGATACGGCAGACGTGCAGAGGCTAGAAATTTAAAAGAGCTATATGTAAATTCACGTTCAGAAGGCTTTGGCGAAGAGGTAAAAAGGAGAATTTTGCTTGGTACATTTGTCCTAAGTAGCGGATACTATGATGCTTACTACATCAAAGCGCAAAAAGCAAGAGCGCATATAAAAGCTCAGTACGAGAAAATTTTAGAAGAAAATGATCTCATCTTCATGCCAGTTGCCCCAAGCACAGCTTATAAATTTGGAGCACACAGCGATCCGCTTCAAGCCTATCTAAGCGACATCTACACGATCAGCGTAAATTTAGCAGGCCTACCAGCTATCTCTGTGCCAGTTGGTAAAGATGATCAAAATTTAAATGTGAGCGCCCAGCTCATCGCAAAAGCGTGGGACGAACAGACCTTGATAAATGGTGCTAAGAGCCTAGAAAATTTAATAAAAGGATAA
- the guaB gene encoding IMP dehydrogenase, producing MKIVKRALTFEDVLLVPQYSEILPKQVDVKTRISKNVTLNIPIVSAAMDTVTEHRTAIMMARLGGIGVIHKNMDVESQAKEVKRVKKSESGVIIDPIFINPEATVAEALSLMSDLHISGVPVIDKDRKLIGILTNRDLRFETNMSTLVKDRMTKAPLITAPKGCTLDDAEKIFSQNRVEKLPIVDKDGRLDGLITIKDLKKRKEYPNANKDSYGRLRVAAAIGVGQIERAKALVDAGVDVIVIDSAHGHSKGIIDTLKEVKANFNVDVVAGNIANPAAVKDLAEAGADGIKVGIGPGSICTTRIVAGVGVPQISAIDDCASEAAKYGIPVIADGGLKYSGDVAKALAAGAACVMAGSLLAGCEESPGELITFQGRQYKVYRGMGSIGAMTKGSSDRYFQEGTAQDKLVPEGIEGRVPFAGSIKDVIHQLIGGLRSAMGYVGAKDIPTLQERAEFVEITSAGLKESHVHDVVITHEAPNYKVN from the coding sequence ATGAAGATAGTAAAGAGAGCTTTAACATTTGAGGATGTGCTTCTTGTACCGCAATACTCTGAAATTTTGCCAAAGCAAGTTGATGTAAAAACCAGGATCAGCAAAAATGTCACGCTAAATATCCCGATCGTCTCTGCTGCGATGGATACGGTGACTGAGCATAGAACTGCTATCATGATGGCAAGGCTTGGCGGTATCGGCGTCATCCACAAAAATATGGACGTCGAAAGCCAAGCAAAAGAGGTCAAGCGCGTCAAAAAAAGCGAAAGTGGCGTCATCATCGATCCTATCTTTATAAATCCAGAAGCGACCGTGGCTGAAGCTCTAAGCCTTATGTCAGATCTTCATATTTCAGGCGTTCCAGTCATCGACAAAGACCGCAAACTAATAGGAATTTTAACAAACCGCGATTTGAGATTTGAGACAAATATGAGCACTTTGGTAAAAGACCGCATGACAAAAGCACCGCTTATCACTGCACCAAAGGGCTGCACGCTTGATGATGCGGAGAAAATTTTCTCTCAAAACAGGGTTGAGAAGCTACCTATCGTCGATAAAGATGGCAGACTTGATGGCCTTATCACCATAAAAGATCTAAAAAAACGCAAAGAGTATCCAAATGCAAATAAAGATAGCTATGGCAGACTTCGCGTGGCTGCGGCTATTGGCGTGGGTCAGATAGAGCGCGCTAAAGCACTTGTTGATGCTGGTGTAGATGTCATCGTCATCGACTCAGCTCACGGCCACTCAAAGGGCATCATCGACACTTTAAAAGAGGTAAAAGCAAATTTTAATGTCGATGTCGTAGCTGGCAATATCGCAAATCCAGCAGCCGTAAAAGACCTAGCAGAAGCAGGAGCGGACGGCATAAAGGTAGGTATCGGACCAGGTTCTATTTGTACCACAAGAATCGTTGCTGGTGTTGGCGTGCCTCAAATTTCAGCGATTGACGACTGCGCAAGCGAAGCAGCGAAATATGGCATCCCAGTTATCGCAGATGGCGGTTTAAAATACTCAGGCGACGTGGCAAAAGCTCTTGCGGCAGGTGCAGCTTGCGTTATGGCGGGAAGCTTGCTTGCAGGTTGCGAGGAAAGCCCAGGCGAGCTTATAACATTCCAAGGTCGCCAGTACAAAGTCTATCGTGGAATGGGATCGATCGGTGCTATGACAAAGGGTAGCTCGGACCGTTACTTCCAAGAGGGTACCGCTCAAGACAAGCTTGTGCCTGAAGGTATCGAGGGTCGTGTGCCATTTGCTGGCAGTATAAAAGATGTGATCCATCAGCTAATAGGCGGCCTAAGAAGCGCTATGGGCTATGTCGGTGCAAAAGATATCCCAACTCTTCAAGAAAGAGCTGAATTTGTCGAGATAACAAGCGCAGGACTAAAAGAGAGCCACGTCCACGACGTAGTTATCACACACGAGGCACCAAACTACAAAGTTAATTAG